The Brassica oleracea var. oleracea cultivar TO1000 chromosome C6, BOL, whole genome shotgun sequence genome includes a region encoding these proteins:
- the LOC106298399 gene encoding probable LRR receptor-like serine/threonine-protein kinase At1g51820 isoform X2, with protein MFLVLRKKKASKFEGPQPSYIQASDGRSSEPAIMTENKRFSYSEVMTMTNNFQRILGKGGFGIVYYGFVNDTKQVAVKILSHSSSQGYKQFKAEVELLLRVHHKNLVNLVGYCDEGENMALIYEYMSNGDLKEHMSGTRNRFILNWGTRLKIVSESGQGLEYLHNGCKPPMVHRDVKTTNILLNEHFEAKLADFGLSRSFPIEGETHVSTVVAGTPGYLDPEYYRTNWLTEKSDVYSFGIVLLEIITNQPVIDQSREKPHIAEWVGLMLTKGDIISIMDPTLNGDYDSGSVWKAVELAMSCLNPSSARRPTMSQVVIGLNECLAAENSRGGASRDMDSKSSIEVSLTFGTEVSPRAR; from the exons ATGTTCCTTGTTCTCAGAAAGAAAAAAGCATCAAAATTTGAAG GGCCACAACCCTCATATATTCAAGCGTCAGATGGTAGATCATCAGAACCGGCAATTATGACAGAAAATAAAAGGTTTAGTTACTCAGAAGTTATGACAATGACAAATAACTTCCAAAGAATCCTTGGGAAAGGAGGGTTTGGAATTGTATATTATGGTTTTGTGAATGATACAAAACAAGTAGCAGTTAAGATACTTTCCCATTCATCATCTCAAGGGTATAAACAGTTCAAAGCTGAG GTCGAACTTCTTCTTAGAGTTCATCACAAGAACTTGGTCAATCTTGTTGGGTATTGCGACGAAGGAGAGAACATGGCTCTTATCTATGAATACATGTCCAATGGAGATTTAAAGGAACATATGTCAG GAACACGTAACCGTTTTATTTTGAATTGGGGAACTCGACTTAAAATAGTTTCTGAATCGGGACAAG GACTTGAGTACTTACATAATGGATGCAAACCACCAATGGTTCATAGAGATGTCAAAACCACAAATATATTGTTGAATGAACACTTTGAGGCCAAGCTTGCTGATTTTGGTCTTTCAAGATCATTCCCAATCGAAGGTGAAACTCATGTGTCGACAGTTGTTGCTGGAACTCCTGGATATCTTGATCCTGA ATACTATAGAACAAATTGGCTGACAGAAAAGAGTGATGTTTATAGTTTTGGGATAGTATTGTTGGAGATCATCACAAACCAACCTGTGATAGACCAAAGCCGTGAAAAGCCACATATAGCAGAATGGGTGGGGTTAATGCTTACAAAAGGAGACATCATAAGCATTATGGATCCCACTCTAAATGGAGATTATGATTCTGGTTCTGTGTGGAAAGCTGTTGAACTAGCAATGTCTTGTCTAAATCCTTCTTCAGCGAGAAGACCTACGATGTCGCAAGTTGTTATCGGATTGAATGAATGTCTTGCAGCTGAAAATTCAAGGGGAGGTGCCAGTAGGGACATGGACTCGAAGAGTTCTATAGAAGTGAGCTTGACTTTTGGTAC